The window TCGGGCACATTCTTATAGGGAAATGCTGACATTGGGGAATGCCTGGCAGGACTTTGTGGCGGCTCATGGTTGTGTCTAAAGGGGAATTAAAGTAGGAGGAGGGGGTCGCCTGAGGGGCACGTGGGGCCTTCAGGGAGATAAGGGGAAGTGGGTGGTTTAAGGGATTTTGAATCTGAGAAAGACATTAATGTTGGTGTTTCTGAGTGGGAGTGCACATGTGATCACAAACGCACAGTCCACGGGGGTGGACTGACATCTCAGGAGGCTGTTGGGGGAGACTGAGCACATCTCAGGAGTGGGGTGCTGCTGAGAGTGAGGAGCCtccagggtgggggcgggggcttgCTGGAAGGTCTTGGAGGGAGTGTGGGTGGGAACTTTGGCAGAGGTGCCATGTCAGGCAGTCACTGAGAGACTCGGATTTGTGGTGGTCTCCAGCTCCTGTGGGCCTTCGAGGGtatcggggtgtgtgtgtgtgtgtgtgtgtgtgtgtgtgtgtgtgtgtgtgtgtgtgttgcttacTTCGCCCGCCTGCATTCTCTCTCACTGGCCAGCTCCACTCAACGTGCAGGACTTGGCTCCTGGATCCTCCCTtaccttccctgcctcccctcagGCCTCACTGAGAGAACACTCTTGTTTCCTGTCTGGCTTTCCTGAGATGCTGAGCCCCcggagggcagggagcctggaCCCCCTAGCAGCAGCACCCTGTGGGCACACAGTAaccctgaatgaatgaatgaatgaatggatggatgggtgaaggCACCTAGTAACTCTTGTGGATGGGTGGCTGGATGAGTGAATTAGGGCATACAGCAACtgaatgaatgtgtgagtgaatgaagtagctggatggatggaagaatgaatgaatgaatgtgggcACACAGTGCCTGTGAAAAGGAATGACAACCTGCAGTCACtgtgaaggaaggaatgaatgaatgaagggtcGAGTGTGCACTGTGTCTGGAGGTCACTGCTGGAGGCTGAGAGAGAGCCAGGAGCAGGTGGGAGTTGGGAAGGGGGCCTTTTGCAGGGTGATGGGGGGCCATAGAAAGGTCCGAGTCAGTGGAGATCCTCCTGTGCTGGGGGTCGCAGGatgtggggagggtgggctgtGGCAGGTCACCATATTGGATGATTGCTAGGAGACAGTTCATCCACTCCCAGTTCTAGAATTTCTGAGGGGATTAGGATGGCGGGGGCACGGTCTGTGTGCAGCGTGGAATGTGAGCTGGCAGACAGGTTGGGACGGGCTGGCCCTGGGAGGTCCCTGTGGTGACTGGGCCATGTGGGGGTTCTGTAGGGAGAGGAGGGGTGTGTTGTCTGCCCTGAGCAGGGTCAGCTGGAGGATCCGGGGAGCTCCGTGTTGGGCGGTTCCTGGTGAttcggagccagccaggtgggcCCTGGCCTGCCCCCCCACTGAGGAGGGTCTGGTCGGGGCAGCTGCCCAAGGCCTTGCCTTGGCCTCACCCCACACCCACACAGCAGTCCGGGCCAGTGTTTGCTCAAGATGCCCCAGGATAGAGCCTCGGGCCTCACCACCCACCTGGCGCTCGGGtccaggcccagcccctgccGGGCCCCTCATGCGCAAGAGCCAGTGTcgggcagggaggccagggcgAGCAGAGATGGAAAAGCTGACCAGAGTGGCGAGGCCGGGTGGGCGGGAGTggctgctgagccagccaggtgtgaGGGATGGGCCCAGGCCCAAGCTGCGAGCAGGGAGGGGGCCCAAGGGTGACGAACAGCAGGCCTTGGCAGCCCCGGGAGCCAAGTCTCCGGCAAGGAGCCCTGGGCCCCATGGGAGAATGCAGCCTTGGCTGGGAGTGGGAGCAGGGCCTGGGTGCCAAGCCCTGTGGGGCTCAGCTGTGCTGTCCGTGCTGGCACGTGAGGCCAGAGAGCAGCCCAGCCACTTGGGCCCTGGGCCTGTTCTTGTGTCCACTGCAAGCTGGACCGGTGCACTATGGAGGGCGAAGGCGCCCCGGGCAGGCCTTGGTCAGGCCTTGcggagggaggcctggggcccGGAGGTAGGGGTGAGAGCCCAGGGTTTGGAGCAGTAGACTGGGTTGGAATCCCACTGTGGCTGCTCAGCAGCTGTGGGGCCCTGGGCAAACCTCAGAACAGTCCCTTCCTGGGTGAAGGGGTGGTGCTAGGAACCTCCTTCTGGGTGccatggggacagagggagagagggtttCTCTGATAGTGGAGGGGCCTgcccccagccaggcccctccTGGTCTCAGCGCCCAGGCCCTGGTGCAACACACCTCACCCTCTCTGGTCCCACAGGCCTGATCTTCTCTGCCTACAGTGTCACGCTCCAGCCCCCGGACTCCTTCCTAGAGGGAGTGGCGAGGACAGGGCGATACACATTTACTGCAGGTGAGCGAGCCTTGGCTTCTCCTTAGGGGCCCTCCTGGCACTGGCCCCTGGGCCCTGACTCAGCGCTCACCCCCGCACCCGCACCCCAACAGCTGCCATCGGCGCCATATTTGGCCTCACGTCCTGCCTCAGCGCTCAGGTCCGAGAGAAGCCCGATGACCCCCTGAACTACTTCATCGGAGGCTGTGCCGGAGGCCTGACCCTGGGAGCACGCAGTGAGTGAGCCCCCCATTCTGACCTCTGCTGACCACAATCCCCCATTCTATCCCAGACCAGGGGCCAGGAAGGGGCCAGGTGTGTGGGATGCTCACCCCagcagaggagggggcagtcCCCGTGAAACCTTCCAGTGCTTTTAAACCTCTGCCACCAGCCAGTCAGTAATACTAAGAGCTGCTTTGCTTAAGCACCTACTGCATGTCTACCTCACCAAGCCCGTATACCCCCCTGTGGCTTGCTGTGGCATTCAGCCTGGCCCACAAGGCTCTGCACAACCTGCCACATCCCTTctaccctcccctcctccctctctcccccttggTCACTCTGTATAAGCCACACAAGCCGCCTTGCTATTCCTCCAAGCCAGGCccagtcctgccccagggcctttgcatgtgctgtgcCCACTTCCTGGAGTGCTGTTCACCCAGATGTCAGCACAGCTCCCTCTTTCACTGTCCAAACCCCCCTATGGATGATCTGGGACCCCCACTGCCCTCATTCCTTATCACTCTCCTTTTCTGCACCTTGTCAGAGAACACAAGGCCActgtctgtctctgcccctgcccctgccccatgaGCATGGAGAAGGTGCATGGTCCTTGCATTGCCGTCCCTCTCCCAGCACCCAGAGCCCTGATTGGCCAAACACACAGCCCTGCAGGGGAGCTACACTCACCATCCCCACCTGGAGATGTACGGACTAGCTCAGAGAGGGGGATTGGGTGGTGCGAGGTCACCTGGGAACCAGCAGAGCATGCCTCCCTAGTGGGAGGCAGGGCGGGGGCCCCGCACCAGCCTGGCACAGTGCAGCCGCCTGGAACCGGGAGCAGACACTGCTCTTTCCACCTCCCATAGCCTCGGAGCTGGCAACTGCCCTGGCCCACCAGTCTGCCAGTGCTTGTTGGAGGGTTCcagtcaggcagagggagggcacgGTGGAGGGAGGCCCGTGCATCCTGGGGTTTGACACACACCCCCAGCCCGCCAAGGGGGTGAGCCCTGCACATGGCAGGCCCGCCTCCCTGCCCAGCGACAGCCCTCGGACAAGCAGGGCCGTTCTGCGCTCCCGCGTTCACGGTCCACAGAGCAAACACAGGGCCTGGCGCCTGCGGCCAGCGCACCGGCTGAGGCTCCACCGAGCGCGGGGTCCCCCTCCGCGGACCCGGACTGACGGCCTCGGTTCCCGGGTTTCCACACACATCTTCAGCCAGAGGGGCCCCTGACTTAATCCTCGGGGCCCACAGCCCTGAGCCCCTAAGCCTGGCGGGAAGGCCGTGTTCTTGGGCTCCCCGgggcagcggggtggggggagccgcACGGCCGCCTGACGCTGCCCTCCCAACTCCGGCAGCTCACAGCTACGGGATCGGAGCCGCCGCCTGCGCGTACATGGGCATGACAGCCGCGCTGCTCAAGATGGGCCAGCAGGAGGGCTGGAAGGTGTTCACGGCGCCCAAGGTGTagcccgccgccccccccccccgtccgcGGGCAGGCTCAGATGCGACTGAAAATAAATTCTGTGTGTATTCTTTGTGTGcgtctccctcccctcctctcctgttCTCTGGGATGAAGCCCCGTCCCTGGTGGCCTGGGTGACAGTGACGCGCCCGCGGCAGCCCAGCAGGGGAGCGGGCCTGCGGCGCCAGCTTGGCCCTGAAGGCCGGAGCCGGGCACCGCCCCCCACAGCCCTTCCTGCAGCGCCCCCTGCAGGTCACAGGCCATCCCCTCCCTGGGCGCCGCCCCCCCAAAGCCAACAGCATGTGGAAAACACACCCAGGGCCCACGCACGGCCTGACTCCAGATTCTTGGGCATTGGAGCAGAGCACCCCCGACGGGCTGGCCCAGGAGCCTTGTCCCCAGGCGACAGGTGGCTGATAGGCCACCAGGAGTCTGCAGAGCAGGGGCCTGTGGCGGGGACCAGAGAAGAATCCTGATCCTCGCCGGCCGCCGCCTGTCGGGCCCAGTGATTTAGGCAGCCTCGGAATGCCAGCGCGGCCCCGGCCCCCGGCGTGCCGCGGAACCGGCTCTGGCTCGGTGCTCTGGCAGCCAGAAAGGAAGGCTTGCTGCAGCATGTCGAGGTGGGCCATAAATTAGGGCTCTCCGGGCTTTACCCTGGGGAGCGGGGTCGGGCATTGGAAGTGGCCTGGAGGCAGCAGGAGCCGGGCCCTGAGGCCCCTTCtcgccccatccctctccctttctcccccgcAGCCCACCCAGGTGCCGACATGGTTGGAAGCCAGACTTG of the Halichoerus grypus chromosome 1, mHalGry1.hap1.1, whole genome shotgun sequence genome contains:
- the NDUFA11 gene encoding NADH dehydrogenase [ubiquinone] 1 alpha subcomplex subunit 11 → MARALLQQYLDIPDGTECHRKTYASTTVSGAAGLIFSAYSVTLQPPDSFLEGVARTGRYTFTAAAIGAIFGLTSCLSAQVREKPDDPLNYFIGGCAGGLTLGARTHSYGIGAAACAYMGMTAALLKMGQQEGWKVFTAPKV